GACAGTCATCGCTCCCTATACTGCCACTTCTCTTATTCCAGGTCCCCACACCCCAAAGCCCCCACCCTGAAGCCCTCAGACCCGTCTCAACCACTCACAGTCCCCTCTGAGAGGGACTGTCTCCTCCCTGGAGCGCTGGCTTGGCCCTCTGTCTcctcccagtggcttggggggATGGAACGAGGAAGTCGGGGGGCCTGCCAGGGTGGCAGGGTGCCCAGCAGTGTCAAGAGGCTCCCTCTGGTCCACAGTCCCCGCCGGCCCCGCTCTCCCACCTGGTGTGACAGGGGTCCGGCAGCTTAGgcttcagactggggtgcaggcctGCTTCCTGCCACCTAGGACCTGGCTCAGGAGAGCCAGAGAGCTGGGGCTGCCACCGCTCTCCTCACAAGGGGAGCTGCTCTGCAGGACCTGGGCCCACAGGAGGCAGCGCCCAGAGGACACAGGCTGGGCAGCCACTTGCCAGCAGGGTGACTTTAAGCAGGAAGGCCGCTGAGCCTCAGCTCCTCCGGGGCAGCAGGCAGCTGAGCCCCTACCTCCAGGACCCTGTGAGGATGGACCCCCGGAGCAGTCCTGCTGGCTGGGGTGGGATGGGGAGCTCCCTGGTGGGTCTTCCCACCATCTGGTGGTCTGCTGGCCCTGGGGGAGGCTCTGTGGTGTCCCGTCTCAcagatcaggaaactgaggctccggGTCTCAGCTTTGGCCAGAACCCACATGTCCACGCTGGCGGAGGGGCAACTCTGGATCTCTGGGTGAAGGGACAGGAAGCCAGGCCCTCCGGCACACTGGGCGGGGAGCGGCGGCCTGCCTTCTTGGGGCCTCCTTTGATGCTGTCTCTGGGGACCTCTGGCCCCCTGGTGCCTCTTGGTTGGCCACTCCGGATTCAGGCCAGCCAGGCCCCCGTCTGCTGACCTTGCCGCCTCTCACTCAGCTGGGTGCCGTGTACACCGAAGGAGGCTTCGTGGAAGGTGTCAACAAGAAGCTGAGCCTCCTGGGTGGCGACTCTGTCGACATCTTCAAGGGCATCCCCTTTGCCACTGCCAAGACCCTGGAGAATCCCCAGCGTCACCCTGGCTGGCAAGGTGGGCACCGTGGGTGCTGGGCCAGCCTGGGTGGGTGGTGAGGGCGCTGCCCTCCTCACGCCAGCCCCTCCCACTGCCCGCAGGGACCCTGAAGGCCAAGGACTTCAAGAAGCGATGCCTGCAGGCCACCATCACCCAGGACAACACCTACGGGGATGAAGACTGCCTCTACCTCAACATCTGGGTGCCCCAGGGCAAGAAGCAAGGTCTGCCTCTCGGCCCCCAAGGAAACCCCACATCAGAGCCCTGCCCCGGCCGTGTCTGGGGGCTGCGGGCTGAGCTCCCTGGAAACCAACACAGAGGTGGCGAGGGAGGCGCCCACCTCTGGTCCCCAGCCTGGGAGGAGGAGCCTGCTGCACAAGGGCAAGGGACTGGCTGAGGAGAGGGCTGCAGTGGCATCTGAGTCACCTGGCCTattcctgcatctcagtctcccggGACCTGCCGGTGATGATCTGGATCTACGGAGGCGCATTCCTCATGGGGGCTGGCCACGGGGCCAACTTCCTCAATAACTACCTGTATGACGGGCAGGAGATAGCCACGCGTGGGAACGTCATCGTTGTCACCTTCAACTACCGCGTCGGCCCCCTGGGCTTTCTCAGCACGGGGGACGCCAACCTGCCAGGTCTGTGGGAGGCTCTGGGGTGGGTCCTGCGAGCTCTGAGTCCAGGAGGAAGATGCCCTCAGCACCCCTTGGCCCCAGAAAGACCCCACAGAAAGGCCCGAATCCCACTCCCAGAGCCAGGAAGTAAGCTGAGTGACGTAGGGAGACAGGAGGCTGCGAGAGGCCAAGTGGAGTGGGGCAGGGAAGCCCGGGGAGACCAATGACACACTGGGGCAGAGTCAGGGGTGGACACTGAAGCCACAGGACAGACAGACAACAGGAGGGACTGTGGCAGGGATGGGGGAGATGAGCAGGCCTGGCCATACTACTGCCCTTCCCTGTCCCAAGCTCCACATCCCTTCATCAAGTGTCTAGGGGCCCCGTCTGCCCCAGGATCTCAATGCCACTGAGGACAACTCCCTCCTCCCGCGTTGCTTCACCTGTTGAGCCAGCCCTGGGTGCCGGCAGCCCCCTGCCAGCCCCAGCTCAGGTCTGGACAGACTCCTCCCCTCACCCTGTCCCAGGTAACTATGGCCTTCGGGATCAGCACATGGCCATCGCCTGGGTGAAGAGGAACATTGCTGCCTTTGGGGGGGACCCCAACAACATCACCATCTTTGGAGAATCAGCGGGAGGTGCCAGCGTCTCTCTGCAGGTTGGCAGGTCCCTAAGAGGAGGGCTTTCTGCAGGGTTTGGAGGGGCAAGGGGGCGCCTGGAGTACCCTAGCTGGTGTCCTCAGCCAGGACGAGCCTGGGTGACAGGACTTCCGTATTGCAGACCCTCTCCCCCTACAACAAGGGCCTTATCCGGCGAGCCATCAGCCAGAGCGGTGTGGCCCTGAGCCCCTGGGCCATCCAGAAAGACCCACTCTTCTGGGCCAAGAAGGTAagtggaggagggcagggaatgGCAGGCTCGGGCTCTGCTAGAGCCCCCGGGCACCCTCCTGCTTTCTACCCTCCGCCTGGATCGTATCCTTGCCCGCAGATTGCTCCCTACCTGGTCACTCGCCTACCTTATTCTGCCCCCAGGTTGCCAAAAAAGTGGGCTGTCCCTTGGATGACACTGCCAGGCTGGCCAGGTGTCTGAAGATCACCGACCCCCACGCCCTGACCATGGCCTACAAGGTGCCCCTGGCAGACCTGGAGTGTGAGTGGGTGCTGCTGGGGGAGAGCGGGGACCTATGGCGTGGGAGGCCACTGCTGGGCAAGGCCAAGCtcctggagaggagaggaaggcaCTGGGCCTGGGGCCAGGCCAGTCACTCACTGGATTGTGTCCCTAGACATCTCAGTGTCCCACTGCACCCCCTGCAGGCCTCAGGGGCTcctggagggaggggtctcctacTGTCTGTGAGTCATGGTGCCCCCTTTGAGAAGCTGATAACATGGGCCCCATGCCCCCAACAACACGTACGCGCAAGGACTCACGCACATTTTAGAGAGGTCCCCAGGTCCAGCGTCCCGTGCTCCAcaccctctccctcttcctcccgcAGCTCATTCAGCAAACACTGGCTGAGCATCTACAGTGCTGGGCCCTGCAGGCCCTGGCAGGGACTTCCCTGCTTGCCAGCTGGGCAGCTGGAGTCCCGCTCTCTCTCCCAAAGCAAATCTAAGGAAGCCTTACGTTTGCCTCTTTAACTACTGCGAATGCAAAACCAAAGCCAAAGAAAATCAGAGGGCTCAAATGCAAACCGACTCTTTTTCCCCCCGTTTTGGGTGTGGggataaacccagggccttgtgcttgctaagCATGCTCTCTACCAACAACACAGCTATCTGAAGGAGTGGAACTAAAGCCACGGCCTCGCCCTGCCCTGAACCAGCTATCGGGTTCTCTGGGTGCTGGTCGGGGTTCTGGAAGGCTGCAGACTTGCCCATGGCGGAACCCAGCCCATAGTGggcacctcctcctccctcactctCAGCTCTCGCTTGTTCCTGATTCAGGCTGAgtgagaagagagggaggagaggggtgcCTGCCCCTGGGGCGAGAGGACGAGGCCCTGTGGCAAGGTTTGCAGACATGTTGATTGCCGCAGCTGGAGGGGTGTCACGGCATCCAGCGgtggaggccagggatgctgtGCCACCTCCCACCCTGCACAGGACAGCACGTCCCACAGCGAAGCGTTATCCAGTCCCAAAGTGTCCAGGTCCAGGGTTGAGAATCTCTGATAgaccagagaaggaaggagatagACTCAGGCTGTACAAGGCCGATGGGAGGTCCAGGAGCCCCTTGTCTCTCCACCCAGACCCCGTGCTTCACTATCTGGCCTTCATCCCGGTCATCGATGGAGACTTCATCCCTGATGACCCCGTCAACCTGTTCGCCAATGCTGCTGACACAGACTTCTTAGCAGGCACCAACAACATGGATGGCCACCTCTTTGCAGGCGTGGACTTGCCGGCCATCAACAAGAACAACCAGGACATCACAGAGTGAGCAGGGGCACAGGACCCTGGGGTCACGTGCTGGAGAACAGCTGGGGAGGCTAGCAAAGGCTCAGCAGGCGGTTGAGTGCAGGAAGTCGGTGCCAGGTTGGGGTGGTACTAGGGGAGGGTGGTTCTAGGTGGACGGTCCAGTGCCTGCTTGTTCCCTTCAGAGAGGACTTCTACAGGCTGGTCAGCGGGCTCACTGTCACCAAGGGGCTCAGGGGTGCCCAGGCCACCTTCGACATCTACACTGAGTCCTGGGCCCAGGACCCCTCCCAGGTGACCAGGAAAAAGACTGTGGTGGACCTGGAGACTGATATTCTTTTCCTGATGCCCACAGAGATCGCCCTGGCACAGCACAGAGCCAAAGCCAAGTGAGATTCTGGGAAGTGGGTGCCTTCCTGGGGGGAGGGGCCATCTAAGATGCTTCACCTTACTTCTGAGGCCTCTTTGCCGACTAAACAAATACGGTGAGCTTCTCATCAGTCAAGGCAAAAAGGGAAACAAATGTGGACACATACCTTACCTTGTCCAATCAAAAGAGAAGTGCAAATTCACGTGGAGAGGAAAAAGCCCTTTCTTGATACTAAATTACAGGAGCAAGGCGCCTCAAATATCTTATAGAGGTGAGGCATAAACATGATCGAACTGTGGAATTCATGAATTTGGGCTGCGGCTCTTCCTTCTCCAGGTGTGAATACCCCACTTTTTTCATGGGTTCGGGTGGGAATTCCCCAGCTCCTTTTCTGCTCCCCACTGGCCTCCCTCAGGGCCCACTTCCAAGTGTCCCTTCCAACCCGGCTGTCTGTCCACCCCTCAGGAGTGCCCACACCTACTTCTACCTGTTTTCCCATCCCTCTCGGATGCCCGTCTACCCCAAATGGATGGGGGCCGACCACGCTGATGACCTCCAGTATGTCTTTGGAAAGCCCTTTGCCACCCCGCTGGGCTACCGGCCCCAGGACAGGACTGTCTCCAAGGCCATGATCGCCTACTGGACCAACTTTGCCAGAAGCGGGTAAGGTGTGGGTGGAGCCAACAAGACCTCCTGCCACTGCCCCTGCCTGCCAGTGGGGAgacttgggcaagtcatttagcCCGAGCCTCTGTGTCCCCTTCTGTACCTGAGGATAAAGCTGCCCACAGAGCCCAGGACCTCAGCCAACGCTGGGCCACAGATGGGTCTTCAGAGGACCAGGGCTATGCAGGGTGTGGACATGGAGCTGCCGGGGCTCAGACCTGCAGCCTCCCGGGAGCCCTCCGACTGCCCAGCCTCTTCTCACTCTGCAGGGACCCCAACATGGGCCACTCGGCCGTGCCCACACATTGGTACCCCTACACCCTGGAGGACGGCAGCTACCTGGAGATCACCAAGAAGCTGGACAGCAGTTCCATGAAGCAGCACCTGAGGGCCAACTACCTGCAGTACTGGACGCAGACCTACCGGGCACTGCCCACAGTGGTGGGTGAGGGGGCCACCCCAGGGGCCCCTGCCAATGACTCCCTGgcccccccactcccccccacCAACGACTCCCTGGCCCCCCCACTCCCCCCCGCCAACGACTCCCTGGCCCCCCCACTCCCACCTGCCAACGACTCCCGTCCCCCCTTATTCCCACCCACCAACGACTCCAGTCCCCCCTTATTCCCACCCACCAACGACTCCCGTCCCCCCTTATTCCCACCCGCCAACGACTCCCTGGcccccccactcccacccaccAACGACTCCCGTCCCCCCCTATTCCCACCCGCCAACGACTCCCGTCCCCCCCTATTCCCACCCGCCAACGACTCCCGTCCCCCCCTATTCCCACCCGCCAACGACTCCCGTCCCCCCCTATTCCCACCCGCCAACGACTCCCGTCCCCCCCTATTCCCACCCGCCAACGACTCCCGTCCCCCCCTATTCCCACCCGCCAACGACTCCAGTCCCCCCTTATTCCCACCCACCAACGACTCCCGTCCCCCCTTATTCCCACCCGCCAACGACTCCCTGGcccccccactcccacccaccAACGACTCCCGTCCCCCCCTATTCCCACCCGCCAACGACTCCCGTCCCCCCCTATTCCCACCCGCCAACGACTCCCATCCCCCCCTATTCCCACCCGCCAACGACTCCCGTCCCCCCCTATTCCCACCCGCCAACGACTCCCGTCCCCCCCTATTCCCACCCGCCAACGACTCCCGTCCCCCCCTATTCCCACCCGCCAACGACTCCCTGGCCCTCCCAGTACCCCCTGTGGACCAGTCCCAGGGCCCCCAGCTCCCGTGGATGACCCCAGACTGTAGCAGCACCTCCCGTGGACAATCCCGAGGGGGCTCAGATTCCTGTAGTCACTGACTCCTTTCTTCTGTGTTTCAGGAGCCTCAGCCCCATGAGGCCACAAGGGTGGGACCCCAGGGTCCACCTCCTCTCTTGAGCTCTTTTGAATAAAACAGCATCGCTTTTGTCTGGTGTCTGTCTTTGCTTCAAGATTAAAGGGAGGAGGGGCTGTCAGTCGTCCTTAATAGCAACAGGCATTTGGTCTAATGCTATAGGTCATCTGGGTCAGGTGCCAGGCTGCAGAATGTTTAAAGTCTGATCTTCATTTTAGAGAAGGGACAGGGGCGGGGTGGAGTATGGGGGTCTTTTGCAGGCAGGAATCGGCACCCAGTCCTGGTAAACCAGCTCTCAGCATCCCGGGAGCCCCAGCCAGGGTAAGCCCTGAAGGCACCTGGCAGAGGGCCCAACTGTCTGGGGCCCTTTGGGTCCAATCAGTGGTGCACGGGGTGGCGGGTGCTGGGACTGACTTGTGGGTGGCAGGGTGCGTGGAAGGCCACTGTGGCCTTAAGCGGCACGTTGCCATTCTCCCCAAACACAAAACAGCAGGGACAGGAGTTTGGGGGTCTGGAGCAAGGATTCCAGAGGATTGTCATGGGACTGAGGGACCGAGGAGGCAAGTCCCTCGCCACGGGCTGGTCCTCTTCCTGGGGGACTTCCTCGCCACCTTGTAAGCCCGACTGTGCCACTTCCCCTACCTGGTGCTGAATTCCACAAGTTCCTATTTGGTGATCAGAGAAAGCCAGCAAGACAAGTGTCAAATGTCCTGCTTCGTCCTGCACTGTAGGAGGGCAGCCGCATGGGTCAGGAACGGTGGTCCTTGCAAGTgcggttgttattattattatcactttttGAGCTGGCATCTCACTGCATTGCTCAGCCTGGTCTCAAATACAAGGGCTCcatcaatcctcctacctcactcCAGAGGACTGAAGTGCACACCGCACACCAAGCCACAAAAGTTCTATTCGGGAGAAGGGTTATGTGGCTTTAATCCACCCACACGGTTAGCAACCATCACACTACTGGTTCCAAAATTCTTCATCAGCCCCAATAGAAGCTCTGTGGCCACTGACCATGAGCTCACCCGTTCCCCACTCCCACGGCCTGGAACttccactctgctttctgtccccATGAGTCCGCCTATTCCAGATGTTTCTTCAAGGCCATCACAATGTTCTGGGGTTCGTCCTTGCTGTGGCGCTGTGGCCTGGGGGGCCCTCCGTTCCTGGGTGTGGCTGGACCACCTGCCCTTGGAGGCTGCTGGGGCATAAAGGTGCCCAGGACTCCCGTGGGCCTCCTCATCTCTGCCCAGTGGGCACTGGTGTCCCGTGTGTGTTCCCGTCCCGCTGAGTGATCCAAGtcctccccttttcttctttgttaaccTAGCTAAAGGTCTGTTGATGTCATTGTTccttttgaagaaccaacttttggtttcacTGAGATTCTCTGTGGCtcttctcttttctgtctctggTTAATCTTCATTATTTCCCTTCTTTTGTAGCTTTGGATTTAGgggtctttgtttttgttctaagCCATACTGTTTTGCAGTTGATTttatgattttagattttttttttttgtagcagggattgaacccaaggccacctagccactgagccacatccccagccccttttattttttaacacagaatctcactaagttgcttagagcctcattaagttgctgagactgacctcaaatttgtgatcctcctgcctcagcctcctgagctgctgggtttcaCCTAGCTtgagatctttttcttttctttcttttcttttttttttttttccgtctttttggtaccaagggttgaacccaagggcacataCTTAAgcactaaaccacatccctagcctatttttttttttaaattttagagacagggtctcactacactGCTGAGGCAGCCTTAAATTtgtaatcttcttgcctcagcctcctgggtcactgggatcacaggtgtgggcaCTGCAGCTCGTTTAGATCTTTCCTTTTTTACCGTGGGTGTTCACAGCTCTCCATTCCCTCTGAGCAGTGCTTTcgtgtgttttgttttcctactTGCAGGATATTATGGGTTCCCCATGATCCCGTCTTTGACCCGCTGGCTGGTTGTTTACAGGTGTGTTGTCTGAATTCTACAGATTCACCATCAGCCCAGCTCCTTCTGCCGTTGACTTCTCGTTTCTCCCACTCAACTTGGAAACAGACTCGGCATGCGTCAATCCTTTGGATGTACCCGCTGTTCCTGGCCTCACACACGTGTCTGTCCACATGCACCCTCTGCCGCCGCTTAGGTCCTCTAACGGTTAGGGTTCGGCATCTTGCTCAAGACCTCTGTTCCTCATCCACCTCTGGTTGGCTCTTCTATTCAATATTGAAAGTGAGGCATTGAAGTCTCCCAGTCTGGATTTCTCCCTTCAATTATGTCCATTTTGCCtcttatattttgtgcatgttaTTAGTTGTGCATgtttcaattttatcttcttgATGAAACTTCTATCGGTATATACAGACCTTCCTTGTCTACTGCTACTTTCTGACATAAAATTTTACCTGATATTATAGCTGTTATTAAAATAAACTAttattatggaatattttttcctatctttgTGTCAAAGTGAGTTTCTTTGAATACAGCatgcttttcttttaaagctCATTCTGCCCATCTCTGCCCTTTAGAGAATTTAACCCATTTATATTTACAGCAAGTATTGAGAGGGAAGGTCTCACTTCTGccatttagctatttttttttctgtatgtctaATATGGTCTTTGCTCAGTTCCTCAAATACTGCTTTTTatggacttatttatttatttgtggtgctgggaattgaacctacgGTCTCTGGCATAccaggcgaatgctctaccactgacctacatccccagtcccttcagttttctgtttttgtaattAACAGGCAAAGTATTctaatgtgtatgtattttttttttttttttttgtagtgtgtcttttgtttctccttttcctttactTCTTTTAGTCATTTTCCTAGTGGTTATCTTTGGGATTACAATTGATTTCTAACCATTTCTTCAATACCAACTCAGTGTCAGCAGTACACAAATCCTCATCGATTTCCATTCTTCCCCTTATATCGTTATTGTCATGGACTACATATCTACGTCTACTCACATGGATTCATAATCAGTCTGATGACTTCTGCTTTTAAATCACATATAAAGGAAGAGTTAAGGCCGAGGGCAATCCTGCTGTCTTTTCTGGTCACCTATTGGTGGCTTCTGCCGGCTCTTTATTTCTTTACATGGCTTTGGGTCACAGTCTAAGCCTTTCATTTCAGCCTGAAGGACTAAAAGCCTTTCTTGTAAGGCACCTCTTCTAACAACAGTCTTCCTTATGTGTTTTCATCTGGGAACACCTTCAATTTCTCTTCTATTCTCAAAGGATGTCTTGCTTCCTCTTTCAGCACATCTTGGTCATGTTGTTCCACTGTGTCTAGACTAAAATTGGCTGCTGACCTTACGGAGGATTCCTTGTATATGACAGATTGCTTTTTTCTTCCTACTTTCAGGATTTTCTCTTTGGACGATCTGTCTATAGTGTGTTTTGGTGTGGATCTCTTTGAATCTACAGTTTGAAACTTACTGAACTTATTAGGTATGCCTATTTACATACTCCagcaaatttgtgaatttgaataaaagttaataaaagaaataaaggaaaaggagaatCAAAATGATACACTACAAAAAACTATTCAAACACTTGGCATGCTAGTTTCcctcattctttcctttctgcTCCTCATACAGAAGAATTTCAAGGGCCTTATCTTCAAGTGCACTGACTCTTTCTTCTTCCTACTTGGATGTGCTGTTGAATCCCTCCAGTGCAGTTTTTCATTTTGGTCATTATAGTTCGAAGTTTCAAACTGGCTCCTTTTTATCctttctatctccttattgaattgCCCTTTGTTCATACATAATCCACTGATTTGGGGTCCATGATTCATTGAGCTCACTGAGCATATTTAATGCAAGGATGTGCTATCTCTGGCTACTAATTCCTCAGGAATAGTTTCTATCAAagccttttgatttttcttcctgcAAGTGAACcgtattttcctttcttcatttgttttgtgATCTGGGGAAAACTGAACACTGAGTACTATGATGGGATTGCTCTGAAAAGCAGATGGtccctccccaggagctggttCTGTGGCTTGTGGAAGGCTGTCTCCTGTTTCTACTGTGACTCTTGCAGACTGTTTTTGTGAGGACTGTATTCCGTGTTGTGTGCAGTCTGTCAGTTTCCTGTTCCTTTGTCTCTGGGGTCACCTGTGACGGAGGTTTCCTGAACTGTTGAATCTCAGCGGTGTCTTCCTTGGTCACTGTGTCTGATCGTGTTCCAAAGCAGGGGATTTCAGTagtcccctcccacccccaactTGACAGTTGTTTCCCTGGAGAGACTGAATCCTGGAGCTTCCTACTCTGCCATTTTCTGTTGCAAATGCTATTTGTAGACACCAACATTTCAGAGGTTGCTCCATACTCTGTGAAACACCCCGATCTCTAGTCCTAGGAGTTCTGAGGGGCCCTCAGTACACGACCCAGCTTACTGAGATTGAGAAGAATGTGTGCCCCATGTACGCTACACACGTTGCCTTCAGCATGCCTGAGAAGAGCGGCTGGCCCTTCTTACGTCTACAAAGAATAAACTGAGAATCCCGTGAGAGTTCCTATTTCAACATGAAATGTGAAAGTCTGTCCCATTTATGTTAATAcaggcaatgaaagaaaaaaccatAATGACCAGGTTGTAGTagaaacagaattttaatataatattcaagTCTAGCATTTTCTATttacaacaaataaatattgCCCCAACCCAatcagtaaactttttttttgctttttgctttttatacaaatattcaacccctccccctcccccaagcccTCCTTCCCCCCAACCCCGTCTCACGTGGTCTGTAAAGCCCAGGATGCGGTGGTGAATGGCACTTTCAGTGGCAGGAGATTCGACACCAATGGAGCTGTCCTCACGTGCCAGGTGAAGAGTGTGGCCCATGAGAGGGCTTCTCTCTCCGCTCCCAGGGCGGGCGGGGTGTGTGGTGGGTGACACCCTTACTCTCAGTTGGCCCTGGAGATGGACTCTTTGGTGCAGCCTGAGAAAGGCTAGAGTGGTGGGAGGAGGGGCCGGGACCCCAGGATGGTCACAGGCGAATGCCTGTAGGCACCAGGAGAGAACTGCAGTGGTCAGACCCGCTGGGTGAGGGGTGCCCTGGGGTCCCCGCGGGCACAGGTGGTAGTGACTTGCACCTGAGAAGGTGTCAGGAACTGTACAGAGGGCAGTGGCCAGGGGCAGGCAGAGCACCATGCCCACTGGCAGCGCTTCTTAGCCAACGTCAGCTAGTcctctgttgcagagagcagaaggcacCTAAGGCAGCGGGTGGTCCACG
This portion of the Ictidomys tridecemlineatus isolate mIctTri1 chromosome 4, mIctTri1.hap1, whole genome shotgun sequence genome encodes:
- the Cel gene encoding bile salt-activated lipase; amino-acid sequence: MGRLGLVVLGLACCLAGASAAKLGAVYTEGGFVEGVNKKLSLLGGDSVDIFKGIPFATAKTLENPQRHPGWQGTLKAKDFKKRCLQATITQDNTYGDEDCLYLNIWVPQGKKQVSRDLPVMIWIYGGAFLMGAGHGANFLNNYLYDGQEIATRGNVIVVTFNYRVGPLGFLSTGDANLPGNYGLRDQHMAIAWVKRNIAAFGGDPNNITIFGESAGGASVSLQTLSPYNKGLIRRAISQSGVALSPWAIQKDPLFWAKKVAKKVGCPLDDTARLARCLKITDPHALTMAYKVPLADLEYPVLHYLAFIPVIDGDFIPDDPVNLFANAADTDFLAGTNNMDGHLFAGVDLPAINKNNQDITEEDFYRLVSGLTVTKGLRGAQATFDIYTESWAQDPSQVTRKKTVVDLETDILFLMPTEIALAQHRAKAKSAHTYFYLFSHPSRMPVYPKWMGADHADDLQYVFGKPFATPLGYRPQDRTVSKAMIAYWTNFARSGDPNMGHSAVPTHWYPYTLEDGSYLEITKKLDSSSMKQHLRANYLQYWTQTYRALPTVVGEGATPGAPANDSLAPPLPPTNDSLAPPLPPANDSLAPPLPPANDSRPPLFPPTNDSSPPLFPPTNDSRPPLFPPANDSLAPPLPPTNDSRPPLFPPANDSRPPLFPPANDSRPPLFPPANDSRPPLFPPANDSRPPLFPPANDSRPPLFPPANDSSPPLFPPTNDSRPPLFPPANDSLAPPLPPTNDSRPPLFPPANDSRPPLFPPANDSHPPLFPPANDSRPPLFPPANDSRPPLFPPANDSRPPLFPPANDSLALPVPPVDQSQGPQLPWMTPDCSSTSRGQSRGGSDSCSH